One window of the Alligator mississippiensis isolate rAllMis1 chromosome 5, rAllMis1, whole genome shotgun sequence genome contains the following:
- the LOC102567126 gene encoding vitelline membrane outer layer protein 1 homolog, which translates to MRYKMQSIKTYCLTLPNTVAEKMKAVAIVFLAALAYSPLVSGEPAVKANGIFLNRQHYSSISVANGGPWGTWTWTDMCPEHFYAMGFSIKVEEYGGADDDTALNGIRLYCINPNNTDSTVYSIESDSGKFGQWSIITWCPRGFLVSFQLKVETPQGIIDDTAANGIKFRCTSGAIIEGVGSTFGDYGGWSNTCIRGGICGIQTKLESYQGAFVDDTALNDVRFFCCD; encoded by the exons ATGCGGTATAAAATGCAGAGTATAAAAACATATTGCCTCACACTACCTAATACCGTTGCTGAAAAAATGAAGGCTGTTGCCATTGTGTTTTTGGCTGCCTTAGCATATTCCCCCTTGGTCTCTGGTGAACCTGCAGTCAAAGCgaatggcatttttttaaatagacaacATTACAGTTCAATAAGTGTTGCTAATGGAGGACCTTGGGGTACCTGGACCTGGACTGATATGTGCCCAGAACACTTCTATGCTATGGGATTTAGTATAAAG GTGGAGGAGTATGGAGGAGCTGATGATGACACTGCACTCAATGGGATCCGTTTATATTGCATAAACCCCAATAATACTGATAGCACTGTCTACAGTATTGAGTCTGATTCTGGAAA GTTTGGACAATGGTCAATAATCACTTGGTGTCCAAGAGGGTTCCTCGTATCTTTTCAACTGAAAGTTGAAACACCACAAGGAATTATAGATGATACAGCAGCAAATGGTATCAAATTTCGCTGCACCAGTGGTGCAATCATAGAAGGAGTTGGTAGCACATTTGGTGATTATGGGGGATGGAGTAATACCTGTATAAGAGGTGGAATCTGTGGCATTCAAACCAAACTAGAATCATACCAGGGGGCTTTTGTGGATGACACAGCACTTAATGATGTTCGCTTCTTCTGTTGTGACTAA